One part of the Parabacteroides distasonis ATCC 8503 genome encodes these proteins:
- a CDS encoding recombinase family protein: MTIAFIRTYNNKQNSEVQEAVIREFAESQKIEIGKWAKEVGNSPRANRRLESIVKSLSPGDEILVSDISRVSRKMIEIIHIILLCIERKVTLRSVSDGYVFEDNIDSKTLAFTFGLVSEIERKLVSIRTKEALALIRSKGVVLGRPKGSQQMGRLEPYKEQIEKDLKDPSLTYAQIAEKYNVSLSSFKRFLKEYLPDKKKKKTKK, encoded by the coding sequence ATGACAATTGCTTTTATCCGAACATATAACAATAAGCAAAACTCCGAGGTCCAAGAAGCTGTGATCCGGGAATTTGCAGAATCTCAGAAGATAGAGATCGGGAAGTGGGCTAAAGAGGTGGGAAATAGTCCTCGTGCGAACCGCAGACTGGAAAGTATTGTCAAATCTTTAAGTCCCGGGGATGAGATACTTGTGTCCGATATATCCCGTGTGAGCCGTAAGATGATCGAGATCATCCATATCATTTTGCTTTGTATAGAGCGAAAGGTAACGCTCCGTAGCGTAAGCGACGGATATGTGTTCGAGGATAATATCGACAGTAAGACTTTGGCCTTTACCTTCGGTCTGGTCTCTGAGATCGAGCGAAAGCTGGTCTCTATCCGTACGAAGGAAGCCCTTGCCTTGATCAGAAGTAAAGGTGTGGTGCTGGGCCGTCCGAAAGGTAGTCAACAAATGGGACGCTTGGAGCCTTATAAGGAACAAATCGAGAAAGACTTGAAAGACCCGAGCTTGACTTACGCTCAGATAGCGGAGAAATACAATGTATCGTTAAGTAGCTTCAAACGCTTTCTGAAAGAGTATCTTCCCGATAAGAAAAAGAAGAAGACTAAAAAATAA
- a CDS encoding acetate--CoA ligase family protein — protein MINRELINPQSIVVVGGSNNVHKPGGRIVRNLLDGKYKGELCVVNAKETDVQGVKSYPSVHDIPETELAIISIPSKSCPEVMEVLARQKGVKAFIVISAGFGEETHEGGILEQQMLDVVNEAGASLIGPNCIGLMNMNYHGVFTQPIPEFHPDGVDFISSSGGTALFIIESALTKGLRFSSVWSVGNSKQNGVEDILEYMDRNFDPVLDSKIKMLYIEQIKQPDKLLYHASSLIRKGCKIAAIKAGSTESGKRAASSHTGAIASSDSAVEALFRKAGIVRCFSREELTTVASIFTLKDVKGKNCAIVTHAGGPAVMLADALSKGRLNVPSLEGPIADELKSKLYPGAAVGNPIDIIGTGTPEHLATAIDFCENRFDNVDLMMVIFGSPGLVKLYDTYEVLHKKMEECKKPIFPILPSIVTAGPEVKSFVKKGHVNFSDEVTLGTALSRVINTPKPMSTDIQLYGVDVPEVRRIIDRLPGSGYLNPEEVRTLLRAANIPLVEEYASDDRDALLAFAKKVKYPVVAKVVGPVHKSDIGGVALNIRGEEHLLFEYERMMRLPGVTGIMVQPMLKGQELFLGAKYEDRFGHVVLCGLGGIFVEVLKDVSYGLAPLSYDETYSMIRSLRGYPIIKGTRGQKGIDEQQYADIIVRLSTLLRFASEIKEMDINPLVATDRGLFAVDARIRIEK, from the coding sequence ATGATTAACCGAGAATTGATTAATCCTCAAAGCATCGTAGTGGTGGGAGGTTCCAACAACGTACATAAACCGGGCGGTCGTATCGTGCGAAACCTGTTGGATGGAAAATATAAAGGAGAATTATGTGTGGTAAACGCCAAGGAGACAGACGTGCAAGGCGTCAAGTCTTATCCTTCTGTACATGATATCCCGGAGACGGAGTTGGCGATCATCTCGATTCCGAGTAAATCGTGCCCCGAGGTGATGGAAGTGCTGGCCCGGCAAAAGGGGGTAAAAGCTTTTATCGTGATCTCAGCCGGTTTCGGCGAGGAGACACACGAAGGCGGTATCTTGGAACAACAGATGCTGGATGTCGTGAATGAGGCGGGAGCTTCCTTGATCGGCCCGAACTGTATCGGGTTGATGAATATGAATTATCATGGCGTGTTTACGCAACCGATACCGGAATTCCATCCCGATGGCGTGGATTTCATCTCTAGCTCCGGCGGTACGGCCTTGTTCATTATCGAGTCGGCGCTGACAAAAGGGCTGCGTTTCTCTTCTGTTTGGTCGGTTGGAAACTCCAAGCAGAATGGAGTAGAGGATATCCTTGAATATATGGATCGGAACTTTGATCCGGTATTGGATTCCAAGATCAAGATGTTGTATATCGAGCAAATCAAGCAACCGGATAAATTGTTGTATCATGCGTCTTCCTTGATACGTAAGGGATGCAAGATCGCCGCTATCAAGGCGGGAAGTACGGAGTCGGGAAAGCGAGCTGCCTCTTCGCATACGGGCGCTATCGCTAGTTCGGACTCTGCCGTGGAGGCTTTGTTCCGTAAGGCGGGTATCGTGCGTTGTTTTAGCCGTGAGGAATTGACTACCGTGGCGAGTATCTTTACCTTGAAAGACGTGAAAGGGAAGAATTGTGCGATCGTGACACATGCCGGAGGGCCTGCGGTAATGCTGGCGGACGCTTTATCCAAGGGGCGTTTGAATGTTCCTAGTTTGGAAGGCCCTATCGCTGATGAGTTGAAATCCAAACTGTATCCGGGTGCCGCTGTCGGTAATCCGATTGATATTATCGGTACGGGGACACCGGAACATTTGGCTACAGCCATCGATTTCTGTGAGAATCGTTTCGATAATGTGGATTTGATGATGGTCATCTTCGGTAGTCCCGGTTTGGTAAAACTTTATGATACCTACGAGGTACTTCATAAAAAGATGGAAGAGTGCAAGAAGCCGATCTTCCCGATATTACCGTCTATCGTAACGGCCGGACCGGAAGTGAAGAGCTTTGTCAAGAAAGGCCATGTGAACTTCTCGGACGAGGTGACATTGGGTACCGCCCTTTCACGGGTGATCAATACGCCGAAACCGATGAGCACGGATATCCAGCTATATGGCGTGGATGTACCGGAAGTTCGTCGTATCATAGATCGGTTGCCGGGTAGCGGTTATTTAAATCCGGAGGAAGTGCGTACATTGTTGCGTGCCGCTAATATCCCGTTAGTGGAGGAATATGCTTCGGATGATAGGGATGCGTTGCTGGCTTTTGCCAAGAAGGTGAAATATCCGGTGGTAGCCAAGGTTGTAGGGCCTGTGCATAAGAGCGATATCGGTGGTGTGGCCTTGAATATCCGTGGAGAAGAGCATTTATTGTTCGAGTATGAACGTATGATGCGTCTGCCGGGTGTTACGGGCATCATGGTACAACCGATGTTGAAAGGACAGGAATTATTCTTGGGAGCTAAATATGAGGATCGTTTCGGCCATGTGGTACTTTGCGGGTTGGGTGGAATCTTCGTGGAGGTATTGAAAGATGTGTCTTATGGTTTGGCTCCGTTGTCATACGATGAGACTTATTCAATGATTCGTTCTTTGAGAGGGTATCCGATCATTAAAGGTACACGTGGGCAAAAGGGTATCGACGAGCAACAATATGCGGACATTATCGTTCGCCTCTCTACCTTATTGCGTTTTGCCAGCGAGATAAAGGAAATGGATATAAATCCGTTGGTGGCTACGGATAGAGGCTTGTTCGCTGTAGACGCCCGTATCCGTATAGAGAAATAA
- the hypB gene encoding hydrogenase nickel incorporation protein HypB, which translates to MCGTCGCGEHHHHHDHMHEHSHGHEHHHHPDEGIVINLEQDILQRNNLLAERNRGYFEAKNLFCLNLMSSPGSGKTTLLEETIRRLKAKRSIYVIEGDQQTSNDADRIAALEIPVFQVNTGTGCHLEADMVNHAVKHLNPKEGAILFIENVGNLVCPAMFDLGESKKVVIVSTTEGDDKPLKYPHIFQEADICVINKIDLAPYLNTKVEVLRENALKVNHRLQIFEVSATKGDGMDAWCDWLQTESAKCK; encoded by the coding sequence ATGTGCGGAACTTGCGGATGCGGAGAGCATCATCACCATCACGATCATATGCATGAGCATTCTCATGGCCATGAACATCATCACCATCCTGATGAAGGGATCGTAATCAATCTGGAACAAGATATACTTCAACGTAACAACTTATTGGCGGAGCGAAACCGGGGATATTTCGAGGCTAAGAACCTGTTCTGCCTGAACTTGATGAGTTCGCCCGGATCCGGTAAGACAACCTTGCTGGAAGAGACGATCCGCCGTTTGAAAGCGAAGCGATCGATCTATGTGATAGAAGGCGATCAACAAACCTCAAACGATGCCGACCGTATAGCGGCGTTGGAGATTCCCGTGTTTCAGGTAAATACCGGTACCGGCTGTCATTTGGAAGCCGACATGGTCAATCATGCCGTTAAGCATCTGAATCCGAAGGAGGGAGCGATCCTTTTTATAGAGAATGTCGGCAATCTGGTCTGTCCGGCCATGTTCGATCTCGGAGAGTCCAAGAAAGTCGTTATCGTGAGTACGACGGAGGGAGATGATAAACCGTTGAAATACCCACATATCTTTCAGGAGGCAGATATCTGCGTAATCAACAAGATTGATCTGGCTCCTTATCTGAATACAAAAGTGGAAGTGCTTCGGGAAAACGCCTTGAAGGTAAATCACCGTCTCCAGATATTCGAGGTATCCGCCACGAAAGGAGACGGGATGGATGCATGGTGTGACTGGTTGCAGACAGAGAGTGCAAAGTGTAAATAA
- the hypA gene encoding hydrogenase maturation nickel metallochaperone HypA, with the protein MHELSIARSIVELVEEQADNRGASVVEELELEIGHLSGVEIQTLEFALDSAIKGSKLEKARIIRHYIEGEGQCSDCETIFPMNALFSPCPHCGSYLVKILKGKELRVKSIVIKKE; encoded by the coding sequence ATGCATGAGTTGTCTATAGCCCGTAGCATCGTGGAGCTGGTCGAGGAACAAGCGGATAACCGGGGAGCCTCGGTGGTCGAAGAGTTGGAGTTAGAGATAGGACATTTGTCCGGCGTAGAGATCCAAACCTTAGAGTTCGCATTGGATAGCGCCATAAAAGGTAGCAAGCTGGAAAAGGCCCGGATTATCCGTCATTATATTGAGGGGGAAGGACAGTGTAGCGACTGTGAGACCATTTTCCCAATGAACGCCTTGTTTTCCCCTTGTCCCCATTGTGGCTCCTATTTAGTTAAAATCCTTAAAGGGAAGGAACTTCGGGTGAAGTCGATTGTTATTAAAAAGGAATGA
- the hypF gene encoding carbamoyltransferase HypF produces MAKNKVYALIIQGLVQGVGFRPFIYRIAKDLGMKGCVENMNNGVRILVAATPDDRDLLISRIRTEHPRVAYIHRISYTSTEMDEDDFDDFTITPSHSESDEVTQVSPDIAVCADCMRDRTTQPHRIGYPFINCTHCGPRFSIIRDLPYDRSQTTMGGFLMCPDCEKEYTNVIDRRFHAQPVACNHCGPTYYATYNEETYIDYETLLKLTSRLLLGGEVIAAKGIGGYHLICDASNERAVARLREIKQRDTKPFAVMFRDLEHLQVYTATEPMEERCLVSWRRPIVLLRQRSRLASGINPGMHTLGCMLSYMPIHYDWFARTGIPALVMTSGNLSDLPIAITPEDAEAQLAGKVAILLHHNRPIHNRVDDSVLQVCGGQPCLIRRSRGYVPEPFFTDTNVEGIMAFGAEKVNTFALGKGETILQSQYIGDLKNWETFRFYTESMERFRHLFRFNLQRLVCDLHPDYLSSQEAERISKSLSLPLLKVQHHHAHAAACMLEHGLNEPVLAIVMDGTGLGDDGKVWGGEFFFCDRAKYRRLSHFEYVPLPGGDKAAEEPWRMVVAYLWHYFKDEPSGIPYPADFVERIGTERIAMLERMMEKGVNTPYTSSAGRLFDAVASLLGICDVSSHQAEAPVLLEQAAMGERNAYAYPVSAEGEEISFYSLFEALLHDKTNEVPVSLISARFHTTLASLFVQKARLLIKRTKATQVVISGGCFQNKLLTESMRRQFIMAGVPVYIPSRIPCNDGGIAVGQLTIASVTPF; encoded by the coding sequence ATGGCGAAGAATAAAGTATATGCGTTGATTATTCAAGGCTTGGTTCAAGGGGTTGGTTTTCGCCCTTTTATCTACCGGATCGCTAAAGATCTGGGGATGAAAGGTTGTGTGGAGAATATGAATAATGGAGTACGTATATTGGTTGCCGCTACTCCGGATGATCGGGATTTGCTGATAAGTCGTATACGGACCGAGCATCCTCGTGTCGCTTATATCCATCGGATCTCCTATACATCTACGGAAATGGATGAAGATGATTTTGACGATTTTACGATTACGCCCAGCCATTCAGAATCGGATGAGGTCACGCAGGTCTCCCCGGATATCGCTGTTTGTGCGGATTGTATGCGAGACCGGACTACGCAACCCCATCGAATCGGATATCCTTTTATTAATTGTACGCATTGTGGCCCTCGTTTCTCTATTATCCGGGACCTTCCTTACGACCGTTCGCAGACAACGATGGGCGGTTTCCTTATGTGTCCCGATTGTGAGAAAGAATATACGAATGTTATCGATCGCCGTTTCCATGCCCAACCGGTCGCTTGCAATCATTGTGGCCCGACTTATTACGCGACTTATAACGAGGAGACTTATATCGATTATGAGACCTTATTGAAACTTACCTCTCGTCTATTGCTTGGTGGAGAGGTTATTGCGGCTAAAGGAATCGGAGGCTATCATTTGATTTGTGATGCCTCGAACGAGAGAGCGGTTGCCCGTCTGCGAGAGATAAAGCAGCGGGATACCAAACCATTCGCTGTTATGTTCCGTGATCTGGAACATTTGCAAGTCTATACGGCAACGGAGCCGATGGAGGAGCGATGCCTCGTCTCTTGGCGCCGTCCGATCGTGCTGCTGAGGCAACGGAGCCGGTTAGCTTCCGGAATCAATCCGGGCATGCATACGCTAGGATGTATGTTGTCTTATATGCCGATTCATTACGATTGGTTTGCTCGTACAGGGATACCTGCGTTGGTAATGACCAGCGGGAATCTAAGCGATTTGCCGATAGCGATCACCCCAGAGGATGCGGAGGCGCAATTAGCGGGAAAGGTAGCGATCCTCTTGCATCATAATCGCCCGATCCATAACCGGGTAGATGATTCTGTGTTGCAGGTCTGCGGAGGACAACCCTGCTTGATCCGTCGTTCCCGAGGCTATGTGCCGGAACCCTTTTTCACGGATACAAATGTGGAAGGGATCATGGCTTTCGGTGCGGAGAAAGTGAACACGTTCGCTTTGGGAAAAGGAGAGACGATCCTGCAAAGTCAATATATTGGCGACTTAAAGAACTGGGAGACTTTCCGGTTCTATACGGAATCTATGGAGCGGTTTCGTCATTTGTTTCGTTTCAATCTCCAGCGATTGGTTTGTGATCTGCATCCGGATTATCTTTCCAGCCAAGAGGCGGAACGTATCTCGAAATCTCTTTCCTTACCTTTATTAAAGGTACAACATCATCATGCTCATGCCGCTGCTTGTATGTTGGAGCATGGATTGAATGAGCCGGTTCTCGCTATCGTGATGGATGGGACAGGTCTGGGTGATGATGGTAAGGTTTGGGGAGGCGAGTTCTTCTTTTGTGACCGAGCGAAATACCGTCGCCTTTCCCATTTTGAGTATGTCCCGTTACCGGGAGGCGACAAGGCGGCTGAGGAGCCATGGCGAATGGTTGTCGCCTATTTGTGGCATTATTTCAAGGACGAACCGTCGGGTATTCCTTATCCGGCCGATTTCGTGGAACGCATAGGCACGGAAAGGATCGCTATGCTTGAACGAATGATGGAGAAAGGTGTGAATACACCCTATACATCCAGCGCTGGCCGGCTGTTTGATGCGGTAGCTTCTTTATTGGGGATTTGCGATGTCTCCAGCCACCAAGCGGAGGCTCCGGTCTTATTGGAGCAGGCGGCGATGGGAGAGAGGAACGCTTATGCGTATCCAGTCTCGGCGGAGGGAGAGGAAATCTCTTTTTATTCTTTGTTTGAGGCATTATTGCATGATAAGACGAACGAGGTCCCGGTGAGCTTGATATCCGCCCGTTTCCATACGACATTGGCTTCCTTGTTTGTGCAGAAAGCCCGCTTGTTGATTAAACGGACGAAAGCGACACAAGTGGTTATCTCGGGAGGATGTTTCCAGAATAAATTATTGACGGAGTCGATGAGGAGACAGTTCATCATGGCTGGGGTCCCCGTCTATATTCCGTCTCGTATACCTTGTAACGATGGGGGGATAGCCGTGGGGCAATTAACGATCGCCTCGGTGACTCCCTTTTAA
- a CDS encoding HypC/HybG/HupF family hydrogenase formation chaperone codes for MCLAVPGKIISIDRSIPEMTMAKVDFGGILKNICIEWVDVKQGDYILAHAGIAISVVDEKEAEETLKDLKELQKCVS; via the coding sequence ATGTGTTTAGCGGTACCCGGAAAGATTATCTCAATCGATCGAAGCATCCCCGAAATGACCATGGCTAAAGTTGATTTCGGAGGCATCCTAAAGAATATATGTATTGAATGGGTGGATGTGAAACAGGGGGATTATATCCTCGCTCACGCAGGGATCGCTATATCTGTTGTAGATGAGAAAGAAGCGGAGGAAACACTGAAAGACCTTAAAGAATTACAAAAGTGCGTTTCGTAG
- the hypD gene encoding hydrogenase formation protein HypD, whose amino-acid sequence MRFVDEYRSNEKVQTLLEAIRKKVTRPWYIMEICGGQTHAIARYRLEEMLPPDLQLLHGPGCPVCVTPVETIDYALKLATQPNVILASFGDMMRVPGSKEDLLSVKARGADIRMLYTPLDALSLAEENPDKEIVFFAIGFETTAPVHLMALKEAIRRGLPNFSILTSLFTVPPAIEAILSDPESKVDGFLTAGHVCAITGNRAYHRLTARYKIPMVVTGFEPVDLLYGIYRCVSQLEAGSYEVENAYKRAVPEQGNAAARQLMDEMLEPCDQDWRGIGIIPSSGLQLRSEYKRYSSRMRFQLCPEENQIASECIAGLIMRGLRHPSDCPHFGKACHPTHPLGAPMVSSEGVCAAYYRYK is encoded by the coding sequence GTGCGTTTCGTAGACGAATATAGAAGCAACGAGAAGGTACAAACTCTTCTGGAGGCCATCCGCAAAAAGGTGACACGACCTTGGTATATCATGGAGATTTGTGGCGGGCAAACACATGCTATCGCCCGTTATCGGCTGGAAGAGATGTTGCCGCCGGATCTTCAACTGCTCCATGGGCCGGGTTGCCCGGTCTGTGTAACACCGGTCGAGACAATCGACTACGCCTTGAAGTTGGCGACACAGCCGAATGTGATCTTAGCCTCTTTCGGGGATATGATGCGAGTTCCGGGAAGTAAGGAGGATTTATTGAGCGTAAAAGCGAGAGGAGCGGATATCCGTATGCTATATACGCCCTTGGATGCCCTATCACTGGCCGAGGAGAACCCGGATAAGGAAATCGTATTCTTCGCAATTGGTTTTGAGACGACCGCACCTGTTCACCTCATGGCTTTGAAAGAGGCCATACGCCGAGGACTTCCGAACTTTTCCATATTGACTTCCCTATTCACGGTACCACCCGCTATCGAGGCTATCTTATCCGATCCGGAAAGTAAAGTAGACGGTTTCCTGACAGCCGGACATGTCTGCGCCATCACAGGCAACAGGGCCTATCACCGATTAACCGCCCGATATAAAATCCCGATGGTCGTCACCGGATTCGAGCCGGTAGATCTATTATATGGTATCTACCGCTGTGTCTCCCAGTTGGAAGCCGGAAGTTATGAGGTAGAGAACGCTTACAAACGGGCCGTCCCCGAACAAGGGAATGCCGCCGCCCGCCAACTTATGGACGAGATGCTGGAACCTTGCGACCAAGACTGGCGGGGCATCGGAATCATCCCCTCCAGCGGGCTTCAACTTCGATCCGAATATAAAAGATATTCCTCCCGAATGAGATTTCAATTGTGTCCGGAAGAAAACCAGATCGCATCCGAATGTATCGCCGGACTGATTATGAGAGGTTTGAGACACCCCTCGGACTGTCCCCATTTCGGGAAGGCCTGCCATCCCACCCATCCGCTGGGAGCCCCGATGGTCTCCTCGGAAGGGGTTTGTGCCGCTTATTATAGATATAAATAG
- the hypE gene encoding hydrogenase expression/formation protein HypE: MDIHLNCPIPFTDSDRVLLAHGGGGRMTHQLISQVFYPAFRNPLLEQDHDGCVFLMEEGRLAYSTDSFVVDPIFFPGGDIGDLAINGTVNDLACCGARPLYLTAGFILEEGLPLADLQRIVQSMKRAAERAGVQIVAGDTKVVERGKCDKLFINTSGIGIVPPGIRIAPDQATPGDVVICSGPIGLHGITILSARESLGFETDLKSDTASLNIMISELLHTIGEVHVLRDPTRGGVSGTLNEIAQDAGVDILLDEDALPIPEAVRAASEMLGLDPLYIANEGLVLVILPESRAEQALPLMRGFEEGRQATVIGRITKQSGEQARVKMKTLYGNYRIIDMLSGEQLPRIC, encoded by the coding sequence ATGGATATACACTTGAATTGCCCGATTCCTTTTACCGACTCAGACCGTGTGCTACTGGCGCACGGAGGAGGAGGACGCATGACACACCAACTGATCAGCCAAGTATTTTATCCGGCTTTCCGGAACCCATTATTGGAGCAGGATCATGACGGATGCGTGTTTCTTATGGAAGAAGGGCGACTGGCCTACTCTACCGACTCCTTCGTGGTAGACCCGATCTTTTTCCCCGGAGGAGATATCGGTGATCTGGCGATCAACGGGACCGTTAACGATCTGGCTTGTTGCGGTGCCCGTCCTTTGTATCTGACCGCCGGGTTTATACTGGAAGAGGGCTTGCCTCTAGCAGATCTTCAGCGTATCGTACAATCCATGAAACGTGCGGCGGAGCGTGCCGGCGTACAGATCGTAGCCGGGGACACAAAAGTGGTGGAACGGGGCAAGTGCGATAAATTGTTTATCAACACCAGTGGGATCGGGATCGTCCCTCCGGGCATACGAATCGCCCCAGACCAAGCCACTCCCGGCGATGTCGTCATTTGTAGCGGCCCGATTGGTCTACATGGTATCACGATCCTTTCCGCACGGGAAAGCTTGGGATTCGAGACGGATCTAAAAAGTGATACCGCTTCGCTAAACATTATGATTTCTGAGCTGTTACATACTATAGGAGAGGTACATGTCTTACGTGATCCCACCCGAGGTGGCGTAAGCGGAACCCTCAACGAGATCGCCCAAGACGCTGGTGTGGATATCCTGCTGGACGAAGACGCCCTGCCTATTCCTGAAGCGGTACGTGCCGCATCCGAGATGCTAGGATTAGACCCGCTCTATATAGCGAACGAAGGATTAGTTCTTGTGATCCTGCCGGAAAGCCGTGCGGAACAAGCGTTACCCCTTATGAGAGGTTTCGAGGAGGGCAGGCAAGCGACCGTTATCGGTCGTATCACCAAGCAAAGCGGAGAGCAAGCCCGGGTCAAGATGAAGACATTATACGGTAACTACCGGATCATCGATATGCTAAGCGGGGAACAACTCCCCCGTATTTGTTAG
- a CDS encoding hydrogenase small subunit, with protein sequence MENKRPSVYEECRQKGISRRDFLKFCTTMAALMGLEASGVAQVVNALETKPRLPIIWLHLQECTCCTESFIRAAHPIVATLLLDKISLDYTETLMAAAGEQAEAAKEETMKKYYGNYLLMIEGSLPTKDEAYCCVGGKSALQITEEAAAGAKAIIAWGNCASAGCVQAANPNPTGAKGIHKVIKGKPIINVQGCPPIADVMAGVIIYMLTFERMPQLDGLGRPKMFYSRRVHDTCYRRANFDAGLFVESFDDENAKHGYCLYKVGCKGPSTYNSCGIIKWNEGTSYPIQSGHPCLGCSEENFWDNSPFYKRMPDIHGFGIEATADQIGLALGAATAAGIAVHAVATNIRKKELIDNDEPESKSTI encoded by the coding sequence ATGGAAAATAAAAGACCGTCCGTTTACGAAGAGTGCCGTCAGAAAGGCATCTCCCGCCGGGACTTCCTGAAGTTCTGTACCACCATGGCCGCCCTTATGGGATTGGAGGCTTCGGGAGTGGCACAGGTAGTAAATGCCTTGGAGACGAAACCCCGCCTTCCGATCATCTGGCTACACCTACAGGAATGTACCTGTTGTACCGAATCGTTTATCCGTGCCGCCCACCCGATCGTGGCGACCTTGTTGTTAGACAAGATTTCCCTAGACTATACCGAGACGCTGATGGCCGCCGCCGGCGAACAGGCCGAGGCCGCTAAGGAAGAGACCATGAAAAAGTATTACGGCAATTATCTACTGATGATCGAGGGGTCGCTACCTACCAAGGACGAGGCTTATTGTTGCGTAGGCGGCAAGAGTGCCTTGCAGATCACCGAAGAGGCCGCCGCAGGAGCTAAAGCGATCATCGCTTGGGGCAACTGCGCTTCCGCCGGTTGCGTGCAAGCGGCGAACCCGAATCCTACCGGCGCTAAAGGTATTCATAAAGTCATCAAAGGTAAACCTATTATTAATGTACAAGGCTGTCCTCCGATCGCCGACGTGATGGCGGGTGTCATTATTTATATGTTGACTTTCGAACGCATGCCGCAATTGGACGGATTGGGCCGTCCGAAGATGTTCTACTCCCGCCGAGTACATGATACGTGCTACCGCCGTGCGAATTTCGACGCCGGCTTGTTCGTGGAGAGCTTCGACGATGAGAACGCCAAGCATGGCTACTGCTTGTATAAAGTGGGATGCAAAGGTCCGAGCACCTATAACTCGTGCGGTATCATCAAATGGAACGAGGGCACCAGTTACCCGATCCAGAGCGGTCACCCCTGTTTGGGTTGCAGCGAGGAGAATTTCTGGGACAACAGCCCGTTCTATAAACGTATGCCCGATATACACGGATTCGGTATCGAGGCCACGGCGGATCAGATCGGTCTGGCTCTAGGAGCCGCTACCGCCGCCGGTATCGCCGTACATGCCGTAGCAACTAACATACGGAAAAAAGAGCTTATCGACAATGATGAGCCGGAAAGTAAATCTACGATCTAA